The following proteins are encoded in a genomic region of Cryptosporangium phraense:
- a CDS encoding (2Fe-2S)-binding protein, producing the protein MQITMTVNGTEVTAEAEPRTLLVHFVRDTLKLTGTHWGCDTSNCGTCVLLMDGEPVKSCTVLAAMAAGREIRTVEGLAQNGELDVVQKGFMAEHGLQCGFCTPGMMMSARALLDRNPDPSETEIRTAISGQICRCTGYATIVRSIRWAAAQ; encoded by the coding sequence ATGCAGATCACGATGACGGTCAACGGCACCGAGGTCACCGCCGAGGCCGAGCCCCGCACGTTGCTCGTGCACTTCGTCCGCGACACGCTCAAGCTCACCGGCACGCACTGGGGCTGCGACACCAGCAACTGCGGCACCTGCGTCCTCTTGATGGACGGCGAGCCGGTCAAGTCCTGCACGGTCCTGGCCGCGATGGCCGCCGGTCGGGAGATCCGCACCGTCGAAGGACTGGCCCAGAACGGCGAGCTGGACGTCGTCCAGAAAGGCTTCATGGCCGAGCACGGCCTGCAGTGCGGGTTCTGCACCCCGGGCATGATGATGAGCGCGCGAGCGCTCCTCGACCGCAACCCCGACCCGAGCGAGACCGAGATCCGGACCGCGATCTCCGGCCAGATCTGTCGCTGCACGGGGTACGCGACGATCGTCCGATCGATCCGATGGGCGGCAGCACAATGA